From a single Nicotiana tabacum cultivar K326 chromosome 8, ASM71507v2, whole genome shotgun sequence genomic region:
- the LOC107830394 gene encoding uncharacterized protein LOC107830394 gives MMLTRSSCPILHSWIPNSPGSSPDSALARTRSCSLTTSFFAEHETATKLATSCCMRETEPRDPVVKKKKNDGITKKGRVSESLLVGGATKGGGGGGGWDGGDGPGSGSDSNSWDGHESTEAYYKKMIETNPENALLLANYASFLKEVKRDLAKAEEYYARAILVNPRDGNVLALYADLIWRTQKNASHAHAYFDQAVKSSPDDCYVLASYARFLWDAEEAEDEEEEEEVKEQSIKCGIESENSAATNYLGGAPSHHRPPLAAASSNSCKIYASSSTKTSLSSIQRNSSVLEKSQSIS, from the exons ATGATGTTAACAAGATCATCGTGTCCTATACTTCATTCATGGATTCCCAACTCCCCTGGATCGTCGCCCGATTCCGCACTGGCTAGGACACGATCATGCTCCTTAACAACGTCGTTTTTTGCGGAGCATGAAACCGCGACCAAGCTTGCAACTAGCTGTTGCATGCGAGAAACAGAACCCCGAGATCCTGTagttaagaagaagaaaaacgaCGGTATAACGAAGAAAGGGAGGGTGTCGGAGTCACTGCTGGTGGGTGGTGCAACGAAAGGCGGCGGCGGAGGCGGTGGGTGGGATGGTGGAGATGGTCCAGGTTCAGGTTCGGATTCGAATAGTTGGGATGGGCATGAGAGTACAGAAGCCTACTATAAGAAAATGATTGAAACTAACCCGGAAAATGCACTTTTACTAGCAAACTATGCCAGCTTCTTAAAAGAG GTTAAGAGGGATCTAGCAAAAGCAGAGGAGTATTACGCAAGAGCAATATTGGTAAATCCGAGAGATGGGAATGTGTTGGCACTTTATGCTGACCTAATTTGGCGAACCCAAAAAAATGCATCTCATGCCCATGCTTATTTTGATCAAGCTGTTAAATCTAGCCCTGATGACTG TTACGTATTGGCATCATACGCTCGGTTCTTGTGGGATGCCGAAGAGGCGGaggatgaggaggaggaggaagaagtaAAAGAGCAAAGTATAAAATGTGGAATAGAGAGTGAAAATTCAGCAGCCACAAACTATTTAGGAGGAGCGCCGTCTCATCATCGGCCACCCTTGGCTGCAGCTTCTTCAAATTCATGCAAAATATATGCTTCATCTTCCACAAAAACCAGCCTATCTTCAATTCAAAGGAACAGTTCAGTGTTGGAAAAGTCACAAAGTATATCGTAA